One genomic window of Hyperolius riggenbachi isolate aHypRig1 chromosome 7, aHypRig1.pri, whole genome shotgun sequence includes the following:
- the LOC137524173 gene encoding E3 ubiquitin/ISG15 ligase TRIM25-like isoform X1 has protein sequence MASASLGEELSCSICLSLYTEPVTLTCGHSFCRDCIVTVLDKQKASGKVFSPPECREEYPNHPLLEKNSNLSNIVDNVTAMQQEKAEVRCMFCVDAPVPAVKTCQRCEISMCDKHLAAHNETVDHVLVEPTSSLISKKCSIHKKLLEYYCTEDSTCLCVSCCLVGTHKGHKVELLEEASEKKKEGLRHELKKMAPKRGRNEERIQSLQDHKRKAQEKAADEKKRVTALFEDIRRQLEVQEMKVLNEIARQEEQISQSVSDCIRHLETQGGELSRKMACIEKMCNMTDPIAVLQDPESETADQDMEEPSVPDLDDLIVLELKISIKEVITQIESQVDFPLPEKTHLLLDVDTANYHLELSDDFKTAVASKRSYCRPYSQKRFITFSQVMSCESFSSGRHYWEVEVSDYGEWDVGVSYSSIEREGEESGIGNNKKSWSYRRFMGELYAIHDYSEIKPLNPRSNCGTLGIYLNYDAGRLSFFQLEDPFIHLHTFTATFTEPLHAAFYVNYKGWVRIFPYNCFSVVF, from the coding sequence aTGGCGTCCGCCTCTCTCGGAGAAGAGCTGAGCTGCTCTATATGCCTGAGCCTGTATACAGAGCCGGTGACACTGACCTGTGGACACAGCTTCTGCCGGGATTGTATTGTGACTGTGCTGGATAAACAGAAGGCATCAGGAAAAGTTTTTTCCCCTCCAGAATGCAGAGAGGAGTATCCAAACCACCCTCTGCTGGAGAAGAACAGTAACCTGTCCAACATTGTGGACAACGTCACAGCCATGCAACAAGAGAAAGCTGAGGTACGGTGTATGTTTTGTGTGGATGCCCCTGTGCCAGCTGTTAAGACTTGCCAACGTTGTGAAATCTCCATGTGTGATAAACATCTGGCAGCTCATAACGAGACAGTGGACCACGTGTTAGTGGAGCCAACGTCATCTCTCATCAGCAAGAAATGCTCCATCCACAAAAAGCtcctggagtattactgcactgaggactcaacctgtctgtgtgtgtcctgctgtcttgTTGGGACACATAAAGGACACAAGGTGGAACTTCTAGAGGAGGCATCTGAGAAGAAAAAGGAGGGCCTAAGACATGAACTAAAAAAGATGGCACCAAAGAGAGGGAGAAATGAAGAGAGAATCCAGAGCTTACAGGACCACAAAAGGaaagcacaagaaaaagcagCTGATGAGAAGAAGAGAGTCACAGCTCTGTTTGAGGACATCAGGAGACAGCTGGAAGTCCAAGAGATGAAGGTCCTGAATGAGATCGCCAGGCAAGAAGAGCAGATATCACAGTCTGTCTCTGATTGTATCCGGCATCTGGAGACACAAGGAGGGGAACTGTCCAGGAAGATGGCTTGCATTGAGAAGATGTGTAATATGACTGACCCGATAGCTGTCCTGCAAGACCCAGAATCTGAAACAGCTGACCAAGATATGGAGGAACCTTCTGTTCCTGATCTGGACGATCTGATTGTGCTCGAGTTAAAAATATCCATAAAAGAAGTTATTACTCAGATAGAATCACAAGTTGACTTCCCTTTGCCAGAGAAAACACATCTGTTACTGGATGTAGATACTGCAAATTACCATTTAGAGTTGTCTGATGATTTCAAAACTGCCGTAGCTTCCAAAAGAAGTTACTGCAGACCATATTCACAGAAGAGGTTTATCACATTCTCTCAGGTGATGAGTTGTGAGAGCTTTTCCTCTGGtagacattactgggaagtggaggTCAGTGATTATGGAGAGTGGGATGTTGGGGTAAGCTATTCTAGTatagagagagaaggggaggaatCTGGCATTGGAAATAATAAGAAATCTTGGAGTTACCGCAGATTTATGGGTGAACTTTATGCTATCCATGATTACTCAGAGATAAAGCCATTAAATCCTCGTTCTAACTGCGGAACATTAGGAATATATCTGAATTATGATGCTGGCCGCCTGTCCTTCTTCCAGCTAGAAGACCCCTTCATCCATTTacacaccttcactgccaccttcaccgagcccctccatgctgcctTCTATGTGAATTACAAAGGATGGGTGAGGATATTCCCATACAATTGCTTTTCAGTGGTGTTTTAG